The genomic stretch TTGGTTGTTCCGCAGGACAGATGGTTGGCGTGCCGCTGCCGTCGTATCAGCCGCTGTCTTCTCTCACTGGGTCCTTGATTTGCTTGTTCACCGACCTGACCTCCCGATATACAACAACAGCCTGAAACTTGGTCTTGGCCTCTGGAATCACCCGGTAGCGGCATTGGCACTTGAATTTGCGGTCCTGTTCGGTGGCATGTACCTCTACTTGCGCACGACGGAAGCCATTACCCGAGGCGGCCGTTACGGGATGGTCGTCTTTGGGCTAGCGATGGCTTGCCTTCATGTTGCTGTATTTTTCGGCCCTCCCCCAAGCTCAGATCGAGCCGCGGCCATTATGGCGCTCGCAGGCTACGCCGTCTTTGCCGCAGCTGCGTACTGGCTTGAGAGGATGCGCGCTCCCAGGACAGCGCCGAGATCCATGCGAACACACTCCGCAATACCTGCAAGGTGAAATCTTAAGAATTCTGGTATTGGGCAAGGGTGAAACTGGGTCGCGGGTACAGAACGGACCCCCAATGGAAATACGAAAGCGGGCTTTGTGCCTGCCGGTAAGCTATTTATTTTCTTTGATTTATTTTGGTGGACCTGGTCGGGATCGAACCGACGACCTCTTCCATGCCATGGTGAGCATTGGGCCGCAAGTTATAGACGGTACAGCACTTACTAACCGGTATAACCGGCAAAAACGGCACAATTGGCACTATTTGCTGCCAAAATGCTGCCAAATTTTGCCCAGCGGGCCAATGGGCTGACTGTGTGGGTCAGCCCGATTTTCTTCAGTCGGATAAACGTCGTAGGGTGATCTTAGTGGTCTGCCATTCGCCAGAAGCTTGATCTTGCGGAATGTGCATTCTCAGCTCGTCTGGTGTGATCTCAATCAGTTCCTCCTCCGGCAAAAGCCAGATATGGAAAAAATAGTGCGGTACGCGCTCGATGGCAGTATTCCATTCATTGCGTGTCAGAAATATCTCGCGTGAGTCGCGTGCTGAGGACTTGACCTCAATAAGCTTGGCGATAGGCTCCACGACGCCGATGTCGTAGGACTGCACATCGTAGCCAGCGGAGTTATCATCAAGTGCGACCCAGCGCACAGTATTGGTTATCCCCAAACCCGAGAGTCGCCGATTTTCGTAGTCGATGGTGAGCTGCTCCGCCCGACGTCCTTGCTGCTGCTTTCTGTCATCGTCTGCCCGGCGCGCTTTGCGTGAGAGTTCGTCCCACCATTCCCTTATGACAGTGGAAGGGGTTCTGGCAAATAATCCAGCAGCCTCAAAACATTGTTCTTCGTTGGTACTCAAAGCAGTCCGAATACGCTCCCGCCCCCACGGGGAGAGCCTTACCCACCAGGGTCGTGCTTCCTCGATAAAACTCCAGATGGCATCTCGGAAGAGAGCTGTCGCGTCTTGAAGATGCTCATCCCGTGCGCTCGTCAAGCCACTCAACACCACGGCCATTTCATAGTCGTGATAGGCATCATCGGGAGAGATGCGCTTTAGCGTGGAAATAATCTCCGTGAGCGGTACCTGACTGTGGAGTGCAGCATACCGGCGGATAGCGAGCAGCCCATTGAGCGCGCTCATCGACAGTATGCGTTCTCGTTCGAGAACTGACACAGCTATTATTCCTCCACACCGCTGTCAGGTGAGAATTCCTTGCCCTCTAGCTCCTCAATGAGATCAATGAGATCGGCCAACTCAATCCCATAATCCGTTGGATCCGCCGCATTCTCTTCATCGAGCGCGATTTCATGGAGGTCTGGATCATCAAGTAACTGCTGCAAGCCGCGGAGTTTAACTGCCAATCGTCGGTTGACCGAGCGGTCAATGCTACCGATCCCCTGTGGAGCTACCGATTGAAAGATGTGAATATTCGTTTCGGTTCCTGGTGCTAGACCAAGGCGGTGAATACGATCTATGGATTGCAGATAATGCGTGGTGTTGTAGCTACGGTCGAGATAGATCGCCTCATGGCAGACTTCATGCAGGCTGATACCTTCGCCAGCAGCGGCAGGATTGGCGATCATCACTGAGCAGGCGGAATCTTCGTGAAAGCGCCGGATACGACTTTCACGTGTGTCAGCGCCTTCCTGTTCGCCGGTAGGAATGGCACCGTAAAGCGTCACTGGATTTAACTCTGAAAGCAGCCGTTCCATTTCGAGGATTGTATTGGTAAAGATCGTCCAGATAACGCATTTACGGTTATTGCGCGCCAATTGGCGTGCCAGCGCCGCTACCGCCTGCATCTTTTGCGATGGGCCTTCTTCCATCACCTTGTCGATAATCCCCGAACCTATCGAAGAAATATCGGAGAATTCTGCCATTGATCGCAAAGCCGCAATAGGGTTGACCGATAGTTGCAGAAGCGTCATCACGGAGCGTCGCGCACCATAAATATCCACGCGCCGGTCGTGCTTAAGAGAGCTGAGCTGCTTCAATGCTTCGCTGCGGACAATGGAGTAAAGTGCAAGTTGGCTGGGACTCATCTCGACATGCTTGAATTCACGATGTGGCTTCGGAAGACCAAGCTCACTCTTGGTTGTTCTCACATAAAGATTGCCCAGTACCTGCCTGGGTGCGGTCCCCTGAGCTATCCTTCCACCCAGCCCTGCACCTGGCCAGAGGAAGTCCAACTGAGATTGCAAATCCGATGGGGATTGAGGCATCGGAGTTCCACTCAGAATATCCCGCCGTATCGGCAAAGTGCAGATGCCAAGCAATACAGATCCCCGCTGAGACGAATAGCCTGCTTTCATGCGGTGCGATTCGTCAAGCACCAAATGAACGGGATGGCGTGCGAGATAGGTCGCAATAACGCTCGGAATCCGAATTAGCTGGTCATAGGTAATCAAAAAACGTGTCGCACCAGAATCCAATGTGCGAATGATCGCGTCCTCACCACCCGTCAAGGTCGTGAACGGCTCCGCGCTACCGTCTGTTGCACCTTCATCAATGCAGTCGCGGACGGCGTCCTGCCAAGCCATAAATGCGTTTTTAGGAGCAACAACGAGCAGGTGTTGTCCCGGTTTCCGGGTAAGGATATCTAACGCAAGCGTAACGGTCGTCTTGCCAGATCCGGGTACTGAGAAATTCGCGCCGTTGGCGACTGAGAGCAGGTACCCGATATCTCGATTTTGGAATGGCTTGAGGGCGCGTTTAGTGAAGGAGAGGGCGCGTAGGCGGGTGTCGATCTCATCTCCGCCGAGCGTCGCGGTCAACGTGCCGCGTGCTTCTCTTACTGCCTTGTAGTTCCGTACAAACTCATTGATCTTCTCTTTCGCGAGCCCGATGGGCCGTAAGACGAACCCTTGTTGGCGCTGAAGCGGAGCAAACTCACGCACGAGCGAAAGCGCCGTTACCCAGGGCACATTCAATTTATTCAAGGCCAGCTCGTAATCATTCTCGATAGCCATCGCACGCTGAACGACGCGCTCCCAAATGGCATCTTCGCTTACGGCCTTCAGTTCGAAACTACCTCGCAGGGTCGAAGCACTGTACGTGATTTCGATCTCAGCCATAGCCAACTCTCTTTTCCGGTTTTACGCCGTCGGATTCGCTTTAGCTGGGTCAGGCAACTCACTCTTTAGTTTTTGCGCTCGTGCTATCACGCTATCGAGCTGCGCGGCAATGGCGGCATGGGTGGACGGGTCTGCTGTGGAAATGTCGATCTCAAGTAGCTTGGTATTGGCATCGCGCGCTGCTTTAAGAGCGGCCTGACCGCGTTTCTCGTCCTGTTCGGCTGAGCGGATGCTCTCGCAAACTGAGATTAGTTCCGACGCGGTCTCGTCCCGGCGGGACGGATCGTCGAACACCTCTATAAGAGGTTTGTAGCTTGTGCCTTCGTTCTCTTCATCGAGATCGATGTCCAGCGAACCAGTATCTTCCTGCTTGTCGGTCGGTGGTGCTGTCATGTCAACACCGAGCCGCGCGGCAAGTGCCTCCGCTACATCCCCTGATTTCTTGCCGAAGCTGAAATTGAACGCATACGCGCGAACCCCTAGTGATTTAGAGTTGTCCTGGATCGTAAAAGCGATGCGACGGCTCAGTTCGAGCTCCTCACCGGTCTTATCTTTCAGAAGCCGAGCCATATCTCCGAAAAGTTGCTGGGCTCCGCTTTCAACCTGCTGGTAATCTTCCGGTGTGCGCTTCCAATCTTTAAGGTAAATCTCCGCATGAGAAAGCGCCTGAAGCGCAATGTCCACGTCTTTAGCTTGTTTGCGCATATCACGCGCGATCTCGTCACGCGTAAAGCCAGTCAGCATGAGGTCTTTGATTGTTAGTGCCTCATTTACCCAGGTATAGGGCAGTTTGGTTTCAGGCTGCATTTGCAGCTTAACTTCGATTTCCTTGATCTCTTTGTCTGTGATGGCAGCCGGCAGAACCCTGCAATTGACGTGGCTGAAGCTTTGAGTGCCCGCTTCGCCGGAGGTGTAAAGCTCGCGCATCGCCGCAAGACGACGGTTGCCGTTCACCACAACGCCAGCAGCGGTAATCAGAAGCGGGTCGGTCTGTCTGCCCTCAGCAAGCACATCGACGATAGGGCTGATCGACGCTGTGCCTTCGCGGGAAAAGCGATCGAGGATGTCATGCTGCGCCTGCTGCGATTCTTGATTTTCCTGCCCGGCAGTGAAGAAGTCATCAGCAATGTCGTGTGAGCGGACATATTGGAGTTGCGCCGTGCGAGTGCGCCCGTTGGCCATGCGGTAAATCGGCAACTCGATGGGGAGACGCACTACTGGCAACAGCTGCGAAGTATTCTGATACTCATAAAATGCCGAGCGCTCCACCGGATTTTCGCAAGCCACGGCGACCTGCGCTTCGCGTTCATGTTTCGGAATGACTTTGATTTTGTATGCCATAAGCTCTCATTCAAATGCAACAACCAAGATGGGTAAGGTGATGATGCGGTCGTAAAGCTGAAGCTCGCCGCAGAGCCTATCATAGTTGGCGATGTTGCTGCCAAGGCGCAGTGCTCCTGATTTCGTAGGAACGGCGAGTGCTGCCGCTTCAATTTTGTTTCGGGAGAACAGGTATTGCAGCTTCAGCAGATCGTAAAACACGCGGCTGACGTTGCCGGTCTGGATTTGAACCGCCAAGTCGTCCTTTTGGCTAAAGACCGTGACGGCAGCGAAGTTCGGCGCAATCGCAAACTCATCAGACCATCCCTCGCGCGTCAATTCATTACGTAAATGATCGCGGATTGCGATCGTCGCATGGGCCTCCACCGTGATGGAGGGGGCATTAAAGACGTCAGTGATCCATTCGTCGAGTTCTCTCTTTTCCCACTCGACCTTGCCATTGCGGTGAGAGTACCCCTCGACGAAATTCATTCACACCCTCCTGGAGGCGGCTCATATACCGGTTTGTTCATCGGACGCACACGAAGTGTGCCAACGCGGAGTTCATTTATCCGGCTATTGGCGATGTCTATGTACTCCTGTTGGATGTCGCAACCGTAAGCCTTCCGGCCATTCTTCAATGCTGCGATGGCACTTGACCCGACGCCTAGATAGGGATCAAGCACCGAATCATTCTTGTTAGTCAGGGCTAAGACAAGACGCTCAACTAGGCCCACGGGAAACTGGCACGGGTGTTCGGTCTTCTCGACGTGATTAGCTTTCACGTTTGGAATATCCCAAACGTCAGATGGGTTCTTCCCGAGCGGATTGCCCGACAACTGTCCTCGCTTCGGCCCTTTAAAATGCTTTTTGTTCGGATATTTGGAAGGCACCCGCACTTCATCAAGGTTGAAAGTGTAATCCTCACCCTTGGTGAACCACAGGATAGTTTCGTATCTTCCGGAAAACCTCTTCTGACAGTGCAGCCCGTGACCGAAGCTCCAGATAATGCGATTTCGCAGGAACAGTTTGGTTTCTTTGAAGATTGGGTAGAGCAGAATATCGAGCGGGAAGACTTCGCCGTCATCGACGTAATTCCCTACCTGCCAGCAAATGGATCCTTTTGGATGTAGCAGACGCACCGCCTCTTTTATACAGAGATGCTGCGCTTCAAGATAATCATCCAGCGAGCTTTTTGTCTCGTATTCTTTGCCCAAATTATATGGCGGAGAAGTAACGATGAGTTTCATGCTTTCATCGGACAGAGTCTTCATGAAAGCGATATTGTCCTGGCAGGCGACAACCGCCTCAGGTTGCCGTATCACTGTCGGCATAGTCCGAGTTGCTTTGCGGACAGGTAGGGGAAGAGGGATTACTTGGGCAGACATACTCATGCGCGACTCTTTGCGAACAGGGGCCATTGTTCTTCGACATAACGTTCTGCCGCATCACGAACAATCCACGCAACAGAAACCTTTTTGCGCTCGGCCAGTTGCTCGAGCGTCTGATAGAGATCGGGAGGGAAAGTCACGGACGTCCTTGGGGACTTGGGAGGCCCCTTACTTGAGCGCGCCTTTCGTTTCGCATTCGTCATCACGACATCTCCATCGATGCACCACTTTACACCACTACGGTGCTGTATGCTTAATCATGAGCATACTCAGAGAGCGAGCATCTGTCCAGGGAGATTTTCCCTTTTGAAATCAATGATTTCTTTAGAGCTTAGCGGATCGATTGTCCCTGTGCTATAGCGTCAACTGAACAATGGAACCACGCTCGATG from Acidisarcina sp. encodes the following:
- a CDS encoding site-specific DNA-methyltransferase encodes the protein MKTLSDESMKLIVTSPPYNLGKEYETKSSLDDYLEAQHLCIKEAVRLLHPKGSICWQVGNYVDDGEVFPLDILLYPIFKETKLFLRNRIIWSFGHGLHCQKRFSGRYETILWFTKGEDYTFNLDEVRVPSKYPNKKHFKGPKRGQLSGNPLGKNPSDVWDIPNVKANHVEKTEHPCQFPVGLVERLVLALTNKNDSVLDPYLGVGSSAIAALKNGRKAYGCDIQQEYIDIANSRINELRVGTLRVRPMNKPVYEPPPGGCE
- a CDS encoding BglII/BstYI family type II restriction endonuclease, coding for MNFVEGYSHRNGKVEWEKRELDEWITDVFNAPSITVEAHATIAIRDHLRNELTREGWSDEFAIAPNFAAVTVFSQKDDLAVQIQTGNVSRVFYDLLKLQYLFSRNKIEAAALAVPTKSGALRLGSNIANYDRLCGELQLYDRIITLPILVVAFE
- a CDS encoding DUF3883 domain-containing protein → MSVLERERILSMSALNGLLAIRRYAALHSQVPLTEIISTLKRISPDDAYHDYEMAVVLSGLTSARDEHLQDATALFRDAIWSFIEEARPWWVRLSPWGRERIRTALSTNEEQCFEAAGLFARTPSTVIREWWDELSRKARRADDDRKQQQGRRAEQLTIDYENRRLSGLGITNTVRWVALDDNSAGYDVQSYDIGVVEPIAKLIEVKSSARDSREIFLTRNEWNTAIERVPHYFFHIWLLPEEELIEITPDELRMHIPQDQASGEWQTTKITLRRLSD
- a CDS encoding DEAD/DEAH box helicase, producing MAEIEITYSASTLRGSFELKAVSEDAIWERVVQRAMAIENDYELALNKLNVPWVTALSLVREFAPLQRQQGFVLRPIGLAKEKINEFVRNYKAVREARGTLTATLGGDEIDTRLRALSFTKRALKPFQNRDIGYLLSVANGANFSVPGSGKTTVTLALDILTRKPGQHLLVVAPKNAFMAWQDAVRDCIDEGATDGSAEPFTTLTGGEDAIIRTLDSGATRFLITYDQLIRIPSVIATYLARHPVHLVLDESHRMKAGYSSQRGSVLLGICTLPIRRDILSGTPMPQSPSDLQSQLDFLWPGAGLGGRIAQGTAPRQVLGNLYVRTTKSELGLPKPHREFKHVEMSPSQLALYSIVRSEALKQLSSLKHDRRVDIYGARRSVMTLLQLSVNPIAALRSMAEFSDISSIGSGIIDKVMEEGPSQKMQAVAALARQLARNNRKCVIWTIFTNTILEMERLLSELNPVTLYGAIPTGEQEGADTRESRIRRFHEDSACSVMIANPAAAGEGISLHEVCHEAIYLDRSYNTTHYLQSIDRIHRLGLAPGTETNIHIFQSVAPQGIGSIDRSVNRRLAVKLRGLQQLLDDPDLHEIALDEENAADPTDYGIELADLIDLIEELEGKEFSPDSGVEE